The Lucilia cuprina isolate Lc7/37 chromosome 5, ASM2204524v1, whole genome shotgun sequence genome includes a window with the following:
- the LOC111679909 gene encoding uncharacterized protein LOC111679909, with protein sequence MPNKKNPRIRNRARNKANRLKLLENQENQENLNNEQTVTNIQEQEHFKLPKSELNEPSLHEEAEDDEDDDMPELMDDNNVAFNKTPQQEQDPLKTLQNLMQSKFMQKQSKTSEAKETKNKATEVKTNDKDLKEKSLKNANVKAGKTKEKLNENESASEKNAFIQNLQKKMEQMMANGDENLPNTLMENLKKMFDQGPVTDIESSDDEEEYIEYIYKPRKYFLVALCNLCKTDLCKLSQLIECSKCHMTFYCSMEHMHNDAEHQQLCYALQQVAAETCHGHIFKNCSTMPADHFRSYRIITIRKVESILERHLNATEQEVILFPRLCNNVKCREYQYEKLHDCSECGMIAYCLEHPEHMNPEDHAKWCKSYQLFKELVQFQEKFGRLDPALPTKILKELPISCLNTKEIFNKLGCDLPVNSEYASLSQISTGPLTAWYALKLADQLKNHESLTIHLIGAEIEFEVDVLHKWELFFLHITPCVKSLNIVFVGPELNPNNISFDQLQKTKCCTACRKSQRNVRYFFESYIYHDYCRSDKFLKPNLICFFNAGLYRSTGYNMEDTWPETILAAANLQVPIVVTAYTEYESPLDMQRFAEECQRKLRLIQAPSQNPFASVKPERNFISDDEAPLMFKNYYCFVVE encoded by the exons atgccTAATAAGAAAAATCCCAGAATACGCAATAGAGCGCGTAATAAAGCAAATCGTTTGAAATTATTGGAAAACCAAGAAAATCAAGAAAACCTTAACAACGAGCAAACAGTTACTAACATACAAGAACAAGAGCATTTCAAATTGCCAAAAAGTGAGTTGAATGAACCTTCTTTACACGAAGAAGCAGAGGATGATGAAGATGACGATATGCCGGAACTTATGGATGATAATAATGTAGCTTTTAATAAAACGCCGCAACAGGAACAGGATCCACTTAAAACTTTGCAAAATCTAATGCAAAGTAAATTCATGcaaaaacaatcaaaaactAGCGAAGCAAAGGAAACGAAGAACAAAGCAACGGAAGTGAAAACTAACGATAAAGATTTGAAAGAGAAATCGTTGAAAAATGCCAATGTTAAAGCgggaaaaacaaaagaaaagctAAACGAAAATGAAAGTGCAAGTGAAAAGAATGCATTTATACAAAATCTACAAAAGAAAATGGAACAGATGATGGCAAAtg GCGATGAAAATCTACCCAATACCTTAATGGagaatcttaaaaaaatgtttgatcaGGGCCCAGTAACCGATATTGAATCCAGTGATGATGAGGAAGAATATATTGAATACATTTATAAACCAAGAAAATACTTTCTAGTGGCTTTGtgcaat TTGTGTAAAACCGATTTGTGTAAACTTTCTCAGCTAATTGAATGTTCAAAATGCCATATGACATTTTACTGCAGTATGGAACATATGCATAATGATGCAGAACATCAGCAATTATGTTATGCCTTGCAACAAGTGGCTGCTGAAACGTGTC atggtcacatttttaaaaactgctCAACTATGCCGGCCGATCATTTTCGTTCTTATCGCATTATAACCATACGTAAAGTTGAATCTATCCTAGAGCGTCATTTAAATGCCACCGAGCAAGAGGTTATTCTATTTCCTCGCCTCTGTAATAATGTAAAATGTCGTGAATATCAATATGAGAAGTTACATGATTGTTCAGAATGTGGTATGATAGCTTATTGTCTGGAACATCCTGAACATATGAATCCAGAGGATCATGCCAAATGGTGTAAATCGTATCAATTGTTTAAGGAATTGGtacaatttcaagaaaaattcgGACGTTTAGATCCTGCATTGCCCACAAAGATCTTGAAAGAATTGCCCATAAGTTGTTTAAATACAAAggagatttttaataaactggGTTGTG ATCTTCCGGTGAACAGTGAATATGCCAGTTTATCTCAAATTTCCACTGGTCCTTTAACTGCCTGGTATGCCTTAAAGTTGGCCGATCAATTAAAGAATCATGAAAGCCTAACCATACATTTAATAG GTGCTGAAATCGAATTCGAGGTGGATGTTTTACACAAATGGGAATTATTCTTTTTGCATATAACGCCTTGTGTTAAAAGccttaatattgtttttgtggGTCCTGAACTAAATCccaataatatatcttttgATCAATTACAAAAAACCAA ATGTTGCACAGCTTGTCGAAAATCGCAACGTAATGTCAGATATTTTTTTGAATCGTATATTTATCATGATTATTGTAGATCGGACAAGTTTTTAAAGCCCAATTTAA TCTGCTTTTTCAATGCCGGCCTCTATCGTTCGACTGGCTACAATATGGAAGATACTTGGCCTGAAACCATTTTAGCGGCTGCCAATCTTCAGGTACCCATAGTAGTAACTGCCTATACCGAATATGAAAGTCCTTTGGATATGCAACGCTTTGCGGAAGAGTGTCAACGTAAATTGCGCTTAATACAAGCGCCGTCACAAAATCCCTTTGCCTCCGTTAAACCGGAACGTAATTTCATATCCGACGATGAGGCTCccttaatgtttaaaaactacTATTGTTTTGTGGtagaataa
- the LOC111679905 gene encoding uncharacterized protein LOC111679905 yields MSFTSRTGLVPTPKKPRRFVAKKPNNNNLPQNFEALPMALSLRPFGGLYNPFAKGCSVLCNHPAPAEVKQIISQCKQSLSVEGKNIQQIQAALMEKPSSPNEPPDNIPEDLFRRYTDTDSRPLTPTPTVTSIHTRTSAGSFLNNRRCITPELGNNDMIKRKKIILDLRRSHSQETLYWKPCSDLSSGGGFADSDQKARSAGAIEEKKGRKQKSEEQQRPKSSLATATIQEEGADATAEEGKKVIHTCINEQDFADEDIRRGKRRKKIKAAAATATTFHLSQDPETQVAALGPDSLNPSTRPSLIPNAASLLPNQEKRASEEVLLKGSFLTDEAFQALKIKLDVDLIENTFDRYLNRAYREAYKYLPLKPKDHNEVIKELEKLNMICEKMPRKFSKSATRFDVPMDLKSVEKMSVIHYLSQYVWVSRQRKQIYKRIFLKYLKTSPEQQDPPPAGSAETEINFPLPDYQERFMNINFLYQALEDVLEFYGTKNNIKRVLKLINYEELKESEQLINFRSWCGIVAFAERLSLDDPSCTDSCDELEKSDFNSLEMRIKAFKIPDNIRQVFEIIRNTHNIRI; encoded by the exons ATGAGTTTCACCAGTAGAACCGGTTTAGTGCCTACACCCAAAAAACCCCGAAGATTTGtggcaaaa aAACCCAATAATAACAATTTGCCACAAAACTTTGAGGCCCTACCCATGGCTTTATCCTTAAGGCCATTTGGGGGTCTTTACAATCCCTTTGCCAAGGGCTGTTCGGTTTTGTGCAATCACCCAGCGCCGGCAGAAGTTAAGCAAATCATCAGCCAATGTAAACAATCATTG TCCGTAGAGGGTAAAAATATCCAGCAAATACAAGCGGCTCTCATGGAAAAGCCCAGCTCTCCCAATGAGCCTCCAGATAACATACCAGAAGATTTATTTCGTCGCTATACCGATACCGACTCAAGACCCTTAACTCCCACACCCACTGTGACCAGCATTCATACAAGAACCAGTGCCGGTTCTTTTCTAAACAATCGCCGTTGTATTACCCCCGAATTGGGTAATAATGATATGATAAAAcgtaagaaaattattttggatTTAAGAAGATCTCACTCACAAGAGACTTTATACTGGAAACCCTGTTCGGATTTATCAAGTGGTGGAGGTTTTGCAGACAGTGATCAAAAGGCACGTAGTGCCGGGGCTATAGAAGAGAAAAAGGGTAGAAAACAGAAATCGGAAGAGCAGCAAAGACCCAAGTCGTCTTTGGCCACTGCAACTATACAAGAAGAAGGTGCTGATGCTACCGCAGAGGAGGGGAAAAAAGTTATACACACTTGTATAAATGAGCAGGATTTTGCCGATGAGGATATAAGAAGGGGTAAACGAAGGAAAAAGATTAAGGCCGCAGCGG cTACTGCCACTACTTTTCATTTGAGTCAAGACCCTGAAACACAGGTGGCTGCTTTAGGACCTGATTCCTTAAATCCTAGTACTAGACCTAGTTTGATACCAAATGCTGCTAGTCTTTTGCCCAACCAAGAAAAACGAGCCAGTGAAGAGGTTTTATTAAAAGGCAGCTTTCTGACTGATGAAGCTTTTCaggctttaaaaattaaattggatGTAGATCTTATAGAAAATACTTTTGATAGATAT CTTAATAGAGCCTATCGAGAGGCCTATAAATATTTACCTCTTAAACCTAAAGACCACAATGAGGTTATAAAAGAACTGGAAAAGCTAAATATGATTTGTGAAAAAATGCCACGCAAATTTTCTAAATCAGCCACCAGATTTGATGTGCCCATGGATTTAAAATCGGTAGAAA AAATGTCTGTCATTCATTACTTAAGCCAATATGTTTGGGTTTCACGGCAACGTAAACAAATCTATAAAAgaatattcttaaaatatcttaaaacttCGCCAGAACAACAAGATCCGCCGCCAGCTGGCTCAGCAGAAACTGAGATAAATTTTCCTTTGCCGGATTATCAAGAGCGttttatgaatattaattttctatatcaGGCTTTGGAAGATGTTTTGGAATTTTATGGCACGAAGAATAATATCAAAAGAGTTTTGAAACTAATCAACTATGAGGAATTAAAGGAATCTgaacaattaataaattttcgcAGTTGGTGTGGTATAGTCGCCTTTGCCGAACGTTTGTCTTTAGATGATCCCTCCTGTACGGATTCATGTGATGAG ctAGAAAAATCGGATTTTAATAGCCTGGAAATGCGCATCAAAGCCTTTAAAATACCCGATAATATAAGACAAGTATTTGAAATCATACGAAATACCCATAATATAAGAATTTGA
- the LOC111679908 gene encoding probable aminoacyl tRNA synthase complex-interacting multifunctional protein 2 isoform X1, whose translation MYELKTLLPQFDINVPKCMYEMKNISLSANAVESVSGAAAARNNFNGFFNIKNGKTTSATTASAVSTCCPLDLDKLGLQIQQLLKVSGDDAQNVALRQEKVMQQLNDLKQQLAGIRSTLGLCSKGPQHTTTSFTTKNNGGLKEEPLHDVVINGHPNFIPYALLAIKNAWKDLFTLDVKTFTHSTMNDIGKEAKAFEAELKAVSVNPKLPKINITLIWKNCEHTEMISSPTIYVPIYGEVNIIRYLGRVGPEEYRYENSPLCNEIDAVLDICYQLLRCTTPKSKANMLRILNNRLQKRQYFGGDQMSIADIGVHSSLRRMPSINDKDLTPALLEWRKRAEKYTLI comes from the exons atgtatgaattaaAAACCCTGCTACCACAATTTGATATTAATGTGCCCAAGTGCAtgtatgaaatgaaaaatatcaGTTTGTCTGCAAATGCTGTAGAAAGCGTCAGTGGGGCTGCTGCCGCCAGAAATAATTTcaat ggcttttttaatataaaaaatggtaAGACCACGTCTGCAACCACTGCCTCTGCTGTTAGCACGTGTTGTCCCCTAGATTTGGATAAACTGGGTTTGCAAATACAACAACTACTTAAG GTCTCTGGTGATGATGCCCAAAATGTGGCTTTAAGACAAGAAAAGGTAATGCAACAGTTGAatgatttaaaacaacaattggCTGGCATACGTTCCACTTTGGGTTTGTGCTCAAAAGGTCCACAACATACTACAACCTCAttcacaacaaaaaataatggtGGTCTCAAAGAG GAACCTTTACATGATGTGGTCATTAATGGTCATCCCAATTTTATACCTTATGCCTTGTTGGCTATAAAAAATGCCTGGAAAGACTTATTTACTTTGGATGTAAAAACCTTTACACACTCCACCATGAACGATATTGGCAAAGAGGCTAAAGCTTTTGAAGCAGAATTAAAAGCTGTTTCAGTTAATCCCAAATTACCCAAAATCAATATTACTTTGATCTGGAAAAACT GTGAACATACCGAAATGATTAGTTCACCCACTATATATGTACCCATCTATGGTGAGGTTAATATCATTCGTTATTTGGGTCGTGTTGGTCCCGAAGAATATCGTTACGAAAATTCTCCTCTCTGCAATGAAATTGATGCTGTGCTGGACATTTGCTATCAATTATTACGTTGCACTACACCCAAAAGTAAGGCTAATATGTTAAGAATCCTCAATAATCGCCTGCAAAAACGTCAATACTTTGGTGGTGATCAAATGTCTATTGCCGATATTGGTGTACACAGTTCTTTAAGACGTATGCCCTCCATTAACGACAAAGATCTTACACCTGCGCTGCTTGAATGGCGTAAGAGAGCGGAAAAGTATACTTTGATTTAA
- the LOC111679908 gene encoding probable aminoacyl tRNA synthase complex-interacting multifunctional protein 2 isoform X2, whose translation MYELKTLLPQFDINVPKCMYEMKNISLSANAVESVSGAAAARNNFNVSGDDAQNVALRQEKVMQQLNDLKQQLAGIRSTLGLCSKGPQHTTTSFTTKNNGGLKEEPLHDVVINGHPNFIPYALLAIKNAWKDLFTLDVKTFTHSTMNDIGKEAKAFEAELKAVSVNPKLPKINITLIWKNCEHTEMISSPTIYVPIYGEVNIIRYLGRVGPEEYRYENSPLCNEIDAVLDICYQLLRCTTPKSKANMLRILNNRLQKRQYFGGDQMSIADIGVHSSLRRMPSINDKDLTPALLEWRKRAEKYTLI comes from the exons atgtatgaattaaAAACCCTGCTACCACAATTTGATATTAATGTGCCCAAGTGCAtgtatgaaatgaaaaatatcaGTTTGTCTGCAAATGCTGTAGAAAGCGTCAGTGGGGCTGCTGCCGCCAGAAATAATTTcaat GTCTCTGGTGATGATGCCCAAAATGTGGCTTTAAGACAAGAAAAGGTAATGCAACAGTTGAatgatttaaaacaacaattggCTGGCATACGTTCCACTTTGGGTTTGTGCTCAAAAGGTCCACAACATACTACAACCTCAttcacaacaaaaaataatggtGGTCTCAAAGAG GAACCTTTACATGATGTGGTCATTAATGGTCATCCCAATTTTATACCTTATGCCTTGTTGGCTATAAAAAATGCCTGGAAAGACTTATTTACTTTGGATGTAAAAACCTTTACACACTCCACCATGAACGATATTGGCAAAGAGGCTAAAGCTTTTGAAGCAGAATTAAAAGCTGTTTCAGTTAATCCCAAATTACCCAAAATCAATATTACTTTGATCTGGAAAAACT GTGAACATACCGAAATGATTAGTTCACCCACTATATATGTACCCATCTATGGTGAGGTTAATATCATTCGTTATTTGGGTCGTGTTGGTCCCGAAGAATATCGTTACGAAAATTCTCCTCTCTGCAATGAAATTGATGCTGTGCTGGACATTTGCTATCAATTATTACGTTGCACTACACCCAAAAGTAAGGCTAATATGTTAAGAATCCTCAATAATCGCCTGCAAAAACGTCAATACTTTGGTGGTGATCAAATGTCTATTGCCGATATTGGTGTACACAGTTCTTTAAGACGTATGCCCTCCATTAACGACAAAGATCTTACACCTGCGCTGCTTGAATGGCGTAAGAGAGCGGAAAAGTATACTTTGATTTAA
- the LOC111679901 gene encoding phosducin-like protein: protein MATLEDKLMGEKLEYYCSSDEGEPEDCEDGEEGSSKGAACKQGPQGFVDPDVCPPAPAGGYRSQGSTNTGPKGVVEDWQKFKKLQAELREESEKQRIEMAKKLTMTTATAQEEEERKKQEELDAELAELMSEDFLQQFQKQRMAEMLRQCGHSQQFGKVLNLTSHEEFLNCVEKENKHTTVIIHIYDRNVTACGTLNKCLDTLATEYPTVKFAKICSSVAGMSRDFRTKGLPALLVYKAQAVIGNFVRVTDDLSDDFFASDVESFLIENGILVDKNLYN from the coding sequence aTGGCTACTTTGGAAGATAAATTAATGGGAGAAAAGCTGGAATACTACTGCAGTAGTGATGAGGGTGAACCAGAAGACTGTGAAGATGGCGAGGAAGGCTCTAGCAAAGGTGCAGCTTGCAAACAGGGTCCACAGGGTTTTGTAGATCCAGATGTTTGTCCACCAGCTCCTGCCGGTGGCTATCGCAGTCAGGGTTCCACTAATACCGGTCCCAAGGGTGTGGTAGAAGACTGGCAAAAGTTTAAGAAACTACAGGCCGAATTAAGGGAGGAAAGTGAAAAACAGCGCATAGAAATGGCCAAAAAACTAACCATGACTACGGCCACTGCTCAAGAAGAAGAGGAGCGTAAAAAACAAGAGGAACTTGATGCTGAATTGGCTGAATTAATGTCTGAGGACTTTTTGcaacaatttcaaaaacaaagaaTGGCCGAAATGTTGCGTCAATGTGGCCACAGCCAACAATTTGGCAAAGTACTTAATCTCACTTCTCACGAGGAGTTTCTCAATTGtgtggaaaaagaaaataaacacacTACCGTTATAATACACATCTATGATCGTAATGTTACCGCCTGTGGCACTTTAAATAAATGTCTTGACACCTTGGCCACTGAATATCCCACAGTTAAATTTGCCAAAATCTGTAGTTCAGTGGCAGGCATGAGTAGAGATTTTCGCACAAAAGGTTTGCCTGCTTTATTGGTTTATAAAGCTCAGGCGGTTATAGGCAATTTTGTTAGAGTAACCGATGATTTATCAGACGATTTCTTTGCCTCTGATGtggaaagttttcttatagaaaatggcATATTGGTAGATAAGAATCTGTATAATTAA
- the LOC111679907 gene encoding U3 small nucleolar RNA-associated protein 14 homolog C, whose product MSDDEEQVNTKSHKQLLQAISSLGKTQHIRKSTRDEPKLQQDEFQLVKAAPATKKSQPVGVNDIVQVLKGTKKHLNAGKQLKTVVNTKKVLDKPLEKPAAERIKRTIGYENVKKKLAKWDAVVAKNRSAETQVFPLKGETIYVNTSLNRKPLEQSVKSDLMMQMEELENKYAQLKRQQMGDTDDPQELQRREQELLKKKMTKEELIAKRKELAYLKMRESQKSAKARLQNKIKSKKYHKLLKRQKMQEQIKQFELLQKTNPEAALEKLNALEKSRVLERASLRHKNTGTWAKNLQVRAKYDKDVRKDLSEQLQISRQLTQKTQDDESDNENKEIENTGNSVAAQEDEEMDYDPFNPWTKVGKNSNKAATAEQEDKANWRKYWLERNDNEKMMEEYKKLLKDEEEEHESAEENVTDEETTEAQQKGNKKSAKKTKTAKLTKKSPKIENGWVVEEIDPTTTKSIDDIFDAQEDIIKENLSKKLEIIKNKAKELKAGNKKQIKRLGKTPEDALKNLKDLSFKNEVKKPIIDEELTNELDEKKDELERSKNLIEQVEKEDNATKALSDTIDPTKLAAVKLKQHGIGYGSINETLDDVAMDEEDELDADAEQQMTIAQAFEDDDIVADFSKDKTKDSEVKDAEIQLSMPGWGSWAGAGISKEQMEKRNKRLLLKLAPKEKRRDENKDGVYINEEASKQLRQHLVSDIPFPFTSLKDYEASIRAPLGRNFVTETAFRLLTRPSVITQKGKIIEPMDESELLKPQRKLRNPVDIRIAKMSQDKKTKA is encoded by the exons atgagTGATGACGAGGAGCAAGTTAACACCAAATCCCACAAACAACTGCTGCAGGCTATCAGCAGTTTGGGTAAAACGCAACACATAAGAAAATCAACACGTGATGAACCCAAATTGCAGCAAGATGAATTTCAATTGGTCAAAGCAGCTCCTGCGACCAAAAAATCCCAACCGGTGGGAGTTAATGATATAGTGCAAGTGCTAAAGGGTACTAAGAAGCATTTAAATGCGGGCAAACAATTGAAAACTGTGGTTAACACTAAAAAGGTGTTGGACAAACCTTTGGAAAAACCAGCAGCCGAGAGAATAAAACGTACCATAGgctatgaaaatgttaaaaagaagTTGGCCAAATGGGATGCAGTGGTGGCCAAGAATAGGTCGGCGGAAACTCAG gtCTTCCCTTTGAAAGGTGaaacaatttatgtaaatacctCTCTTAATCGCAAACCTCTGGAGCAATCCGTTAAAAGCGATTTAATGATGCAAATGGAGGAATTGGAGAATAAATATGCCCAACTAAAACGTCAACAAATGGGCGATACCGATGATCCCCAAGAATTACAACGTCGTGAGCAGGAgctattgaaaaagaaaatgacCAAAGAGGAGCTTATAGCTAAACGCAAAGAATTGGCCTATTTGAAAATGCGCGAGTCCCAAAAATCCGCCAAAGCacgtttacaaaataaaatcaaatccaAAAAGTATCACAAACTATTGAAGCGTCAAAAGATGCAggaacaaattaaacaatttgaatTGTTGCAAAAGACCAATCCCGAAGCAGCCTTGGAAAAACTAAATGCTTTAGAAAAGTCAAGAGTTTTGGAAAGAGCCAGTTTGAGACACAAGAATACGGGCACATGGGCTAAGAATTTGCAAGTAAGAGCAAAATACGACAAAGATGTGCGTAAAGATTTGTCCGAACAATTGCAAATCAGTAGACAATTGACCCAAAAGACACAGGATGATGAATCGGACAATGAAAATAAGGAAATTGAAAATACAGGCAACTCTGTAGCAGCACAAGAAGATGAGGAAATGGATTATGATCCTTTTAATCCCTGGACTAAAGTAGGCAAAAACTCCAATAAAGCAGCCACGGCAGAACAAGAAGATAAAGCCAATTGGCGTAAATATTGGTTAGAACGTAATGACAATGAAAAAATGATGgaagaatataaaaaactacTAAAGGATGAGGAAGAGGAACACGAAAGTGCAGAAGAAAATGTAACAGATGAAGAAACTACAGAAGCTCAACAAAAGGGAAATAAGAAAAGTgcaaagaaaactaaaactgCAAAGCTCACAAAGAAATCTCCTAAAATTGAGAATGGCTGGGTGGTAGAAGAAATAGATCCTACGACCACTAAATCTATAGATGATATATTCGATGCCCAGGAGgatataattaaagaaaatttaagcaaaaaattagaaattattaaaaataaagccaAAGAATTAAAGGctggaaacaaaaaacaaatcaaacgtTTGGGAAAAACACCCGAAGATGCCTTAAAGAATCTTAAAGATTTGTCCTTTAAAAATGAAGTTAAAAAGCCCATAATAGATGAAGAACTAACCAATGAGCTAGATGAAAAGAAGGATGAACTGGAAAGAAGTAAAAATTTGATAGAACAAGTAGAAAAAGAGGATAATGCTACTAAAGCCCTAAGCGATACTATAGATCCTACTAAATTGGCAGCTGTAAAATTGAAACAGCATGGCATTGGTTATGGCAGCATTAATGAAACCCTGGATGATGTCGCTATGGATGAGGAAGATGAGTTAGATGCCGATGCCGAACAGCAAATGACTATTGCCCAGGCCTTCGAAGATGATGATATAGTGGCAGATTTCAGCAAAGATAAGACCAAGGATTCTGAAGTTAAAGATGCCGAAATACAACTTTCCATGCCAGGATGGGGTTCTTGGGCTGGTGCTGGTATTTCAAAAGAACAAATGGAAAAACGCAATAAACGTTTGCTGTTGAAATTGGCACCCAAAGAAAAAAGACGCGATGAAAACAAAGATGGTGTTTATATCAATGAGGAAGCTAGCAAACAATTACGACAACATTTAGTCTCCGATATACCCTTTCCCTTCACCTCTCTCAAGGATTATGAGGCCAGTATAAGGGCTCCCTTGGGACGTAATTTTGTCACTGAAACCGCCTTCCGTTTGCTGACCAGACCCTCGGTGATAACACAAAAGGGTAAGATTATAGAGCCCATGGATGAAAGTGAATTACTGAAACCACAACGTAAACTTAGAAACCCAGTAGATATAAGAATTGCTAAAATGTCCCAagacaaaaaaactaaagcgTAG